From the genome of Methanoregula boonei 6A8:
GTGTAATTCCCTGATAATCTGTTCCTCAACTTCCATGGGGCAGTCTCATGTTTTTGAGGTTTCTCTGATCAATCCATTATGCGAGAAAGATAATCAGGTTTCCTGTTCAGGAGGGCGGTTCTCCTCTTTCACTTTCGTGCCCCGAACTGAACCGCTTTATATGCCGGAGCTGAGTCTCTGAGCACGTATCCATGAAAAACATCATCATCAAAGGTGCACGCCAGCACAACCTCAAAAATATCAATGTCGAGATCCCGCGTGACAAGCTTGTCGTGATAACCGGGGTTTCCGGCTCCGGCAAATCGACGCTTGCATTCGATACGCTCTATGCCGAAGGTCAGCGGCGGTATGTCGAATCCCTCTCGTCCTATGCCCGGCAGTTCCTCGGGATGATGCAGAAGCCCGATGTGGATTCCATCGAAGGGCTCTCACCTGCCATCTCCATCGAGCAGAAGACCACGTCCAAGAACCCCCGCTCGACCGTGGGGACGACGACCGAGATCTACGATTACCTCCGTCTGCTCTTTGCCCGGATCGGGACGCCGTACTGCCCCGAGCACAATATCCCGATTGCCGCCCAGAGCCCGGACCGGATCGCCGACCAGATCGCTGCTGAGCACCCGGGCCAGGTCACGGTCCTTGCCCCGATTGTCCGGCAGAAGAAGGGGACGTACCAGCAGCTCCTCAAAGACCTGAATAAGGAAGGCTACGCCCGGGTCCGGCTGAACGGAAAAATAATCCGCACCGATGAAGAGATTACGCTCGACCGGTACAAGAAGCACGACATCGAGGTCGTGATCGACCGGCTCGAAACCACCGACCGGGCCCGGCTCGCTGAAGCGGTCGAGAACACGCTCAAAAAATCCGGTGGGCTCGTGCTCGTAGCGGACGAAGAGGGAAAGGAATCTACGTACTCCTCGCTTCTCGCCTGCCCGGTCTGCGGCCTTGCCTTTGAGGAACTCCAGCCGCGGATGTTCTCGTTTAACAGCCCCTTTGGCGCCTGCGACGAATGCCACGGGCTTGGCGTCAAGATGGAGTTTGACGCTGACCTCATTATCCCGGACAAGAACCGGTGCATAGCCGATGGTGCAGTTGCCCCGTACCGGAACCCGATGGACGGTTTCCGGGGCCAGTACCTGGCAACGGTTGCAAAACATTTCGGTTTCTCGGTACTTACACCCATCAAAGATCTGACCGAAGAGCAGTACAATGCCCTGATGTTCGGCTCGACCGAAAAGATGCACTTCTCGATGAGCATGAAAAACGGCGACGCCCAGTGGTCACACAACGGTGAGTGGGAAGGGCTCCTCCCGCAGACCGCCCGGCTCTATTCGCAGACCCAGTCCGAGTGGCGGAAGCGGGAACTTGAAGGCTACATGCGGGTCTTTCCCTGCCCGGCCTGCAAGGGAAAAAGGCTCAAGGACAAGGTGCTCGCGGTCCGGATTGATGGCAAATCGATCATTGATGTGACCGATCTCTCGGTCTCCGGCTGCATCGCGTACTTCTCCGGCCTCCGGCTCACCGAGAAGGAGGAAGGCATTGCCCGGCAGATCATCAAGGAGATCCGGTCCCGGTTGCTCTTTTTGGAAAAAGTCGGGCTCGGATACCTCACGCTCTCGCGGAATGCCGGGACGCTCTCGGGCGGCGAAGCGCAGCGGATCCGGCTTGCCACCCAGATCGGCTCGAACCTGATGGGCGTGCTCTACGTGCTCGACGAACCGTCCATCGGGCTTCACCAGCGGGACAACCGGAAACTTATCGAGACGCTACGGACGCTCCGCGATATTGGGAATACGCTGATCGTGGTGGAGCACGACGAGGACATGATTCGCTCGGCCGATCACGTGATCGATATCGGGCCCGGCGCCGGGCTCCACGGCGGTGAGGTGGTGGCAGAAGGCACACCGCAGCAGATCGAGAAGAACAAAAAGTCCCTCACCGGCCTGTATCTTGCCGGGAAAAAGAAGATCGATGTGCCGGAGAAACGCCGGAAAGCTGCGAAGTACATCACGGTCAAAGGCTGTAAGGAGAACAACCTGAAAAACATCGATGTAAAGATCCCGATCGGTCTTTTTTCGGTGGTGACCGGCGTCTCCGGGTCGGGCAAGTCAACGCTTGTCTACGATACGCTCTACAAGGGCATGATGCAGAAACTGTACGGCTCGCGGGAGCAGGCCGGGGCGCATAAGGAGATCGTGTTCGATTCCGAGATCGACAAGGTGATCGTGATCGACCAGAGCCCGATCGGCCGGACACCACGCTCGAACCCGGCAACGTATACCAAACTCTTCGATGAGATCCGCACCATTTTTGCTGATACAAAAGAAGCAAAGATGCGGGGCTACAAGGCGGGCCGTTTCTCGTTTAACCTCAAAGGCGGGCGCTGCGAGGCTTGCGAGGGCGACGGCCTCATCAAGATCGAGATGAACTTCCTGCCAGACGTGTATATCGAGTGCGAGGAGTGCAAGGGGAAGCGCTACAACCGCGAGACGCTAGAAGTGAAGTACAAGGGCAGGTCGATCTCCGATGTGCTGGACATGAGCGTGGAGGAAGCCCTTGCCCTCTTCGAGAACATTCCCTCGATCCAGAGCAAGCTCGAGATGCTCACCCGGGTCGGCCTCGGGTACGTGAAGCTCGGCCAGAGTGCGACTACACTCTCTGGCGGAGAAGCACAGCGGATCAAGCTCACCCGGGAGCTCGCAAAGAGGGCGACCGGGAAGACCCTTTACCTGCTCGACGAGCCGACCACCGGGCTCCACTTCGACGACACAAAGAAACTGATCAAGGTGCTTGACGATCTTGTGGAGAAGGGCAACACGGTCGTGGTGATCGAGCACAACCTGGACGTGATCAAGTCGGCCGATTACCTCATCGATATCGGCCCCGAGGGCGGGGATGCCGGCGGCGAGATCGTGGCGACCGGGACACCGGAGAAGGTGGCTCTCGTCCAGAAGAGTTATACGGGGCAGTTTTTGAAGGGGATGATTGGGGGGAGGGTGTAGGGGAATTTTCTCGTTCTCTGTTTTTCATAAAGGATTGGATTACTTCTTCAATCAAAAACTGCAAGCCAAACTGTATTAAGATTATAGAAGATCATCACTTCGGCAAGGGAGTTTGCCACAGTAACTGTCTTTTCATCACATAATTTTTATGAGATTCACCTCGAAGAGATTCAGGGATCCAAGTATTAATTTTACGGGGTATATCGATTGCTTTTTGAAGTAAATCGCGTGCTTGTTGTTCTGTTAATGGTGGCGATGATGAATTTAGTCTTGCAACCCCTTCATGAACGAATTGATTTCTTACGTTTCTTAACTCCGAAAAACCTTTCCATAACTCATTTTCTTCTTTAAGAGAATGTCCTGTAAACACCTTTAGGAGGATATCATATTGATCCTTTACACTTGGCTGTAATTCGAGTTTGTCGTTCCGAATGGATATCCATTTCCAAAAATCGATGGAGATTTGACTTTGTTTTCCTGCCAACTTGTTGAGGAGTCCACTTATAAACACTTCTAATCCTACGTTAGCTAAAACAATACTCGGCCCAATTTGAGGTAATTCATCGATTGCGTCGAGAAGTAAATACTCCCATCCCAAAGTTCCCACAATTTCAAAATAATCGGAGGAATATGAAAAGGAATCATTCCAAATTTCTTTATTTATCGCAGGTGAGTTTATATTATAAAGTTCTAAAAATTTTGTTCGAAATTTTCCATTTTCCTCATGAAGTACAGAGCCATCGTCATTTAAATATTGAATTTTACTAAATGTCGAAAATAGAGACACTGGATGAATTTGCGGTGATTGTATCACCCATTTTAAACGCATTAAAAAGAAATTTAATGCGAATTCTATAACGTCGAGCGGAGGATCTAATTTTAGAGAGGCAGTTATATTTCTATTAAATGCATCCTTATGAAAGATCATTGTAACAGTATTGCATAATATAGCATCTCGATCATCGAGTTTTGCAATGACGGGATCCTTTTTTGTCGCAAAGTCTGCATTACGGCTTAACGGTAAAAAATCTATATTGTAACCTGATCTTTCAATAGAATAAATCTGATAATCTTCATTAACCGGGCTGAGAATATCAAACGGAATATGTACATCAACACGGGAGATCATTTTTACCAACCAATCTTTTAATTTATATTCATCACATTATGAATTCTTGTTTTTATGCTGCA
Proteins encoded in this window:
- the uvrA gene encoding excinuclease ABC subunit UvrA, whose amino-acid sequence is MKNIIIKGARQHNLKNINVEIPRDKLVVITGVSGSGKSTLAFDTLYAEGQRRYVESLSSYARQFLGMMQKPDVDSIEGLSPAISIEQKTTSKNPRSTVGTTTEIYDYLRLLFARIGTPYCPEHNIPIAAQSPDRIADQIAAEHPGQVTVLAPIVRQKKGTYQQLLKDLNKEGYARVRLNGKIIRTDEEITLDRYKKHDIEVVIDRLETTDRARLAEAVENTLKKSGGLVLVADEEGKESTYSSLLACPVCGLAFEELQPRMFSFNSPFGACDECHGLGVKMEFDADLIIPDKNRCIADGAVAPYRNPMDGFRGQYLATVAKHFGFSVLTPIKDLTEEQYNALMFGSTEKMHFSMSMKNGDAQWSHNGEWEGLLPQTARLYSQTQSEWRKRELEGYMRVFPCPACKGKRLKDKVLAVRIDGKSIIDVTDLSVSGCIAYFSGLRLTEKEEGIARQIIKEIRSRLLFLEKVGLGYLTLSRNAGTLSGGEAQRIRLATQIGSNLMGVLYVLDEPSIGLHQRDNRKLIETLRTLRDIGNTLIVVEHDEDMIRSADHVIDIGPGAGLHGGEVVAEGTPQQIEKNKKSLTGLYLAGKKKIDVPEKRRKAAKYITVKGCKENNLKNIDVKIPIGLFSVVTGVSGSGKSTLVYDTLYKGMMQKLYGSREQAGAHKEIVFDSEIDKVIVIDQSPIGRTPRSNPATYTKLFDEIRTIFADTKEAKMRGYKAGRFSFNLKGGRCEACEGDGLIKIEMNFLPDVYIECEECKGKRYNRETLEVKYKGRSISDVLDMSVEEALALFENIPSIQSKLEMLTRVGLGYVKLGQSATTLSGGEAQRIKLTRELAKRATGKTLYLLDEPTTGLHFDDTKKLIKVLDDLVEKGNTVVVIEHNLDVIKSADYLIDIGPEGGDAGGEIVATGTPEKVALVQKSYTGQFLKGMIGGRV